One genomic region from Mycoplasmopsis columbina encodes:
- a CDS encoding Abi family protein yields the protein MKSKKNLNIKKFLTISQQIELLKSRNLIFTSENSENKNDEYRFKWYLRLYNYQDFVKGYNKIFVKNKIKKIRDENTSIVDYENSKSSGIIEIFNFDRSVSNYLFSNILNFERILKTSIVLAIGTTSKHKTIKNCRLFEIDKNEVANELFKNNLNKNEINKLFESMNSPFKENIQNNRLIEKYKDNKNIIPLWSLIMFWSFGTVFKFYSALKDEYKKEVLKNIFEKNENKRIDINTLEELIGVLKDIRNRIAHNNRIYDIKIQNKKKILNQLLHVNKVKSVKKPIKLMDLISVFELLIINKKNSNNKTLRELISDKCNTIFFQII from the coding sequence ATGAAATCTAAAAAAAATCTAAATATTAAAAAATTTTTAACAATATCTCAACAAATAGAACTTTTAAAATCTAGAAATTTAATTTTTACTAGTGAAAACAGCGAAAACAAAAACGACGAATATAGATTTAAATGATATTTACGACTATACAATTATCAAGATTTTGTTAAAGGTTACAATAAAATATTTGTAAAAAATAAAATAAAAAAAATTAGAGATGAAAACACATCAATTGTGGATTATGAAAATTCTAAATCGTCTGGAATAATTGAAATTTTTAATTTTGATAGAAGTGTTTCTAATTATTTATTTTCTAATATTTTGAATTTTGAAAGAATTTTAAAAACTTCTATTGTTCTTGCTATTGGAACCACTTCAAAACACAAAACAATTAAAAATTGTCGCTTATTTGAAATTGACAAAAATGAAGTAGCAAATGAATTATTTAAAAATAATTTAAACAAAAATGAAATTAATAAATTGTTTGAAAGTATGAATAGCCCATTTAAAGAAAATATACAAAATAATAGACTGATAGAAAAGTATAAGGACAACAAAAATATTATTCCACTATGATCTTTAATAATGTTTTGAAGTTTTGGAACAGTTTTTAAATTTTATTCTGCCTTAAAGGATGAATATAAAAAAGAAGTTTTAAAGAATATATTCGAAAAAAATGAAAATAAAAGAATTGATATTAATACATTGGAAGAACTTATTGGTGTTTTAAAAGATATAAGAAATAGAATTGCGCACAATAATAGAATATATGATATCAAAATTCAAAATAAGAAAAAAATTCTAAATCAATTATTGCATGTTAATAAAGTTAAAAGTGTAAAAAAACCTATCAAACTAATGGATTTGATAAGTGTTTTTGAATTATTGATTATTAACAAAAAAAATAGTAATAATAAAACATTACGAGAATTAATTTCTGATAAATGTAATACAATTTTTTTTCAAATAATATAA
- a CDS encoding UPF0236 family transposase-like protein encodes MELINFVLTNYLKNKTIVHLANVKIYKQLIYSWLRKFKIKNKLVNWQMNFNQNNNLFNDKSLNQIEIDDTFINIQQNKETKKIGIRQIVFHNGFQNSKNKNFSFLIFWNVSETKKRELLHLTYQTIKKYLHNDVNYTLKGDGAKWIERLSKQLKLDFVLDKFHLFKYLNWLFKIPIHIKSNKIVKLKDYVHKKIKVRWLTLFINALKFKTKNTF; translated from the coding sequence ATGGAGTTAATTAATTTTGTTTTAACTAACTATTTAAAAAATAAAACAATTGTGCATTTAGCAAATGTTAAAATTTATAAACAGCTTATTTATAGTTGATTAAGGAAATTTAAAATTAAAAATAAGTTAGTTAATTGACAGATGAACTTTAATCAAAACAATAATTTATTTAATGACAAAAGTTTAAATCAAATTGAAATAGATGATACTTTTATTAACATTCAGCAAAATAAAGAAACTAAAAAAATTGGAATAAGACAAATTGTTTTTCATAATGGCTTTCAGAATAGTAAAAACAAGAATTTTTCTTTTCTTATTTTTTGAAATGTAAGTGAAACTAAGAAAAGAGAATTATTACATTTAACTTATCAAACTATTAAAAAATATTTACATAATGATGTTAATTACACTTTAAAAGGTGATGGAGCTAAATGAATTGAAAGATTAAGTAAACAGTTAAAATTAGATTTTGTTTTAGATAAATTTCATCTTTTCAAATATTTAAATTGATTATTTAAAATACCAATCCATATAAAAAGCAATAAAATAGTCAAATTAAAAGATTATGTGCATAAAAAAATTAAAGTTAGATGATTAACACTATTTATTAATGCATTAAAATTTAAAACTAAAAATACTTTTTAA
- a CDS encoding YitT family protein: MHRNEKRDNQELTEIYDKVVEVKRAKIKQSLLRFGTFYRVKTIKWQIIFTIIIAILFGLLQYMLVQITGLYEMGVAAISQSIARLAYNLLEHYTYRFEVYNVIFWMLNLVANIPLFILSYKKIGKRFTLLNAIFMITVSVSGLIISDLIKDSSHLYIFGTLDEYELVKWTSSKLSDFSIIFYALLWGGLQAIFVAILLIIDSSSGGFDILSVYLSHKKYKDVGGLLMMLHLFSFLFSYFIGSYLTNGLENHEWNLQVLFGPSFVAGLLMIFFNGWILNILFPKFKMVKVEVISNKSWEIIDQLNKLKDWKFSTSVREVTGGYKKEKQNVLTTICLYIDAAKFLEVARNIDQNAFITITDLKKVDGYLYVTHAQYRRVFKKKKK, translated from the coding sequence ATGCACAGAAATGAGAAAAGAGATAATCAAGAATTAACAGAAATTTATGACAAAGTTGTTGAAGTTAAGAGAGCAAAAATTAAGCAATCGCTTCTGCGTTTTGGCACATTCTATAGAGTTAAAACTATTAAATGACAAATAATTTTTACAATTATTATTGCAATTCTTTTTGGTCTTCTTCAATACATGTTAGTTCAAATTACTGGACTTTATGAAATGGGAGTAGCGGCTATTAGTCAATCAATTGCTCGTTTAGCTTACAATCTTTTAGAACACTATACATATCGATTTGAAGTTTACAATGTTATTTTCTGGATGTTAAACTTAGTTGCTAACATTCCACTTTTTATTCTTTCCTATAAAAAAATAGGTAAAAGATTTACATTACTTAATGCTATTTTTATGATTACAGTATCGGTAAGTGGATTAATTATAAGTGATTTAATCAAAGACTCTTCACATCTATATATTTTTGGTACTCTTGATGAATATGAATTAGTTAAATGAACTAGTTCAAAATTATCTGACTTTTCAATTATTTTCTATGCCTTACTTTGAGGCGGATTACAAGCTATTTTTGTGGCCATTCTTTTAATCATTGATAGCTCATCTGGTGGCTTTGACATTTTAAGCGTTTATTTATCACACAAAAAATATAAAGACGTTGGTGGACTTTTAATGATGTTGCATCTTTTTTCTTTCTTATTTAGCTATTTTATAGGTAGTTACTTAACAAATGGTTTAGAAAATCATGAATGAAATTTACAAGTTTTATTTGGTCCTTCATTTGTAGCTGGTTTATTAATGATTTTCTTTAATGGTTGAATTTTAAACATTTTATTTCCTAAATTTAAAATGGTTAAAGTGGAAGTTATTTCTAATAAATCTTGGGAGATTATAGATCAACTAAACAAGCTAAAAGATTGAAAATTTTCAACAAGTGTAAGAGAAGTTACGGGTGGATATAAAAAAGAAAAACAAAATGTTTTAACAACTATCTGTCTTTACATTGATGCTGCTAAATTTTTGGAAGTAGCTAGAAATATAGATCAAAATGCTTTTATTACAATTACTGATTTGAAAAAAGTTGATGGATATTTATACGTTACTCATGCTCAATACCGTAGAGTATTTAAAAAGAAAAAGAAATAA
- a CDS encoding lactate/malate family dehydrogenase, whose amino-acid sequence MKKIIVIGMGNVGTTFVNIAVARGLQAEFVFIDKNEALCEAHAHDFQDMVALMPRNNSTFRQGTFADAKGADIAVVAASISVPADKLTDRLALAGANAKLMKTFGDELVKNDFKGVVVVAANPCDVMASVFPYASGIPAEKVISTGTLLDSARFKKFIAEKLNINADSVQGSILAEHGASAMAVYSMLKVGDSNIQDLINAGVLKKEELDEILVKTVKEGFYIYSRKGNTQFGIGTSIYEITDAVLNNKRSVMNVGVKLPQGYKNAGIYTSIPVIVGENGYEYLPVKPNFSAEELAAFEKSTASLAKVHSDTLGTIGVEKDFQ is encoded by the coding sequence ATGAAAAAAATTATTGTTATTGGAATGGGAAATGTTGGTACAACATTTGTTAATATTGCTGTAGCACGTGGCCTACAAGCTGAATTCGTTTTTATTGATAAAAATGAAGCGCTTTGTGAAGCACACGCTCACGATTTCCAAGATATGGTAGCTTTAATGCCAAGAAACAACTCAACATTTAGACAAGGTACTTTTGCAGATGCAAAAGGAGCAGACATTGCTGTTGTTGCTGCTTCAATTTCAGTTCCTGCAGACAAATTAACAGATCGTTTAGCTTTAGCTGGTGCAAATGCTAAATTAATGAAAACATTTGGTGATGAATTAGTGAAAAATGACTTCAAAGGTGTAGTAGTTGTTGCTGCTAACCCATGTGATGTTATGGCTTCTGTTTTCCCATATGCTTCAGGAATTCCTGCTGAAAAAGTTATTTCAACAGGTACATTATTAGATTCAGCAAGATTTAAAAAATTCATTGCTGAAAAATTAAATATTAATGCCGATTCAGTTCAAGGATCAATTTTAGCAGAACACGGTGCTAGCGCAATGGCTGTTTACTCAATGCTTAAAGTTGGAGATTCAAACATTCAAGATTTAATTAATGCTGGTGTTCTTAAAAAAGAAGAGCTTGATGAAATTCTTGTTAAAACTGTTAAAGAAGGTTTCTACATTTACTCACGTAAAGGAAACACACAATTTGGTATTGGTACCTCAATTTACGAAATTACAGACGCTGTTTTAAATAACAAACGTAGTGTAATGAATGTTGGTGTTAAATTACCACAAGGTTACAAAAACGCTGGAATCTATACATCAATCCCTGTAATTGTTGGTGAAAATGGTTATGAATACTTACCAGTTAAACCTAACTTTAGTGCTGAAGAATTAGCTGCTTTTGAAAAATCAACTGCTTCATTAGCAAAAGTTCACTCAGATACTTTAGGAACAATTGGTGTTGAAAAAGACTTTCAATAA
- a CDS encoding S8 family serine peptidase yields MKFKKVFTLGAFLPATLISGIAVTVSINKKDNDNQNLKVFFEDRTNNRIISKSNNEPMGFESSTNLNNAFRIEIVPHEFDSTLNNSINQINRLKIFNNLKKLFNSKDFFIKLDDLTNFIFVIPKNENTKYSDLVNKIKILNKNELIKFIFVKKVLIESNKYFLKTYHDYLAPDGRGGSQPSSPKKAKIPERVVNTRYARNFASNNFDKDERTKLIEESSEQILKTKKRIKVGVLEVGTSAKKRLDGLIDTKNKYLFDKDIYDIKIHNRETITSSLRYPTIGEHSTAVASIIAGLDGINPNIELEGVLYYGSDMQNELDYLIKTAKVNIINMSFGTETDKLDDPILVYQSDSLYLDTVAKNNPETIFVKSAGNEGQESIRYLSNDSLAKNIFVVGSNSSIGTRSSFSTYGSKNNERDVTLLANGEDYNIFLKKLPESGTSYSTPFISGMIANTMYKYNDYYDYGFNNIIALSAFSSSTYDSSLWKYSGTPDFTNDHNLTENGAGTFDFDKLDQSFKSLKYIQLYGKKATKTRKTAYLEKNGQEIFLGEVSAKKDDILRGTLAWNYSSYSRWVPEIEYDNLTLMYGAIEDPWTGEYTPTYGGYETIGINDSDLNLVLKDNNGNVVYSSSSKINNIEFIKYKAKKDGIFKWYLVQNSPLDKNKTMDVAFTHSKGKN; encoded by the coding sequence ATGAAATTTAAGAAAGTTTTTACATTAGGAGCATTTTTACCAGCAACATTAATTTCAGGAATTGCTGTAACTGTTTCTATAAATAAAAAAGATAATGATAATCAGAACTTGAAAGTTTTTTTCGAAGATAGAACAAATAATAGAATAATTTCAAAATCAAATAATGAACCAATGGGCTTTGAATCATCTACGAATTTAAACAATGCTTTTCGTATTGAGATCGTACCACATGAATTTGATTCAACATTAAATAATTCAATCAATCAAATAAACAGATTAAAGATTTTTAATAATCTAAAAAAATTATTTAATTCAAAAGATTTTTTCATTAAATTAGATGACTTGACAAATTTTATTTTTGTTATTCCCAAAAATGAAAATACTAAATATTCTGATCTTGTCAATAAAATAAAAATATTAAACAAAAATGAGCTAATTAAATTTATTTTTGTTAAAAAAGTTTTAATAGAAAGCAATAAATATTTTTTAAAAACATATCATGATTATCTTGCTCCAGATGGCAGAGGAGGATCTCAACCATCTTCACCTAAAAAAGCAAAAATTCCGGAAAGAGTAGTAAATACAAGATATGCGAGAAATTTTGCATCAAATAATTTTGATAAAGATGAAAGGACAAAACTTATAGAAGAATCTAGCGAACAAATTTTAAAAACTAAAAAAAGAATTAAAGTTGGGGTTTTAGAAGTTGGGACTTCAGCTAAAAAAAGATTAGATGGCTTGATTGATACGAAGAATAAATATTTATTTGATAAAGATATTTATGATATTAAAATTCATAATCGCGAAACGATAACTTCATCATTAAGATACCCAACTATTGGTGAACATTCAACAGCAGTAGCATCAATTATTGCTGGACTTGATGGAATCAATCCCAATATTGAACTTGAAGGAGTTCTTTATTATGGTAGCGATATGCAAAATGAATTAGACTATTTAATTAAAACTGCCAAAGTCAATATAATAAATATGTCATTCGGGACAGAAACAGATAAATTAGATGATCCTATATTGGTTTATCAATCAGATAGTTTGTACCTAGATACAGTTGCAAAAAATAATCCAGAAACAATTTTTGTTAAAAGCGCAGGAAACGAAGGACAAGAATCTATTAGATATTTATCAAATGATTCACTTGCCAAAAATATTTTTGTTGTTGGATCTAATAGTTCAATTGGAACGAGATCATCCTTTTCAACTTATGGAAGCAAAAATAATGAAAGAGATGTAACTCTTCTTGCGAATGGTGAAGACTATAATATTTTTTTAAAAAAATTACCAGAAAGTGGAACTAGTTATTCAACGCCTTTTATTTCTGGAATGATAGCAAATACAATGTATAAATACAATGATTATTATGACTATGGATTTAATAATATAATAGCTCTATCTGCTTTTAGTTCTTCAACTTATGATTCTTCTCTATGAAAATATTCTGGAACTCCTGATTTTACCAATGATCATAATTTGACAGAAAATGGAGCAGGAACATTTGATTTCGATAAATTAGATCAGTCATTCAAATCTCTTAAATACATTCAACTTTACGGTAAAAAAGCTACAAAAACTAGAAAAACAGCATATTTAGAAAAAAATGGACAAGAAATTTTTCTAGGAGAAGTTAGTGCCAAAAAAGATGATATTTTAAGAGGGACGTTAGCTTGAAATTATAGTTCTTATTCAAGATGAGTTCCAGAAATTGAGTATGATAATTTAACCTTGATGTATGGAGCTATTGAAGATCCATGAACAGGAGAATATACTCCAACATATGGTGGTTATGAAACAATTGGAATAAATGATTCAGATTTAAATCTAGTTTTAAAAGATAATAATGGTAATGTAGTATATTCTTCATCATCAAAAATAAATAACATTGAATTTATTAAATATAAAGCAAAAAAAGACGGAATTTTTAAATGATATTTAGTTCAAAATTCTCCATTGGATAAAAATAAAACTATGGATGTTGCTTTCACACATAGCAAAGGAAAAAATTAG
- a CDS encoding DUF2188 domain-containing protein, which translates to MATVKTSEVKEEKKEVKNYHVTPKKDSSDWQVKGAGNDRATKLFSTQKEAIAYARELAEKKFGTVYIHGENGRVRDTLKFANKKPKK; encoded by the coding sequence ATGGCAACAGTTAAGACAAGTGAAGTTAAAGAAGAAAAGAAAGAAGTTAAAAACTACCACGTAACACCTAAAAAGGATAGTTCAGATTGACAGGTTAAAGGTGCAGGTAATGATCGTGCAACTAAATTATTTAGTACACAAAAAGAAGCAATTGCTTATGCAAGGGAATTAGCAGAAAAAAAATTTGGAACTGTTTACATTCATGGTGAAAATGGTAGAGTTAGAGACACTTTAAAATTTGCTAATAAAAAACCTAAAAAATAA
- a CDS encoding phospholipase D-like domain-containing protein gives MKKLINLFFYGIQAVLFFAVLIGIFYGAYKVNRSYFIFFVFLTYGLNAIVTLIIFNQTRSELSKLSWLLIIIVFPLVGHAAYFAFGSKYKNKREKKLVKDPTYQLKTYQHLFQTKSLSNDQFEHLINLNGGVALDANYKFYQHSGDYFTELYENLKEAKKHIFIISYIIKPGEILDELIEILKEKANQGVKIYWLIDDFGRTLVNKQKHLKKLLNHGNIEIVFISKVFYPFIHSQNFYRNHQKFYVIDSEIVFAGGCNISDEYVGLSKKYAHWIDLNYRLIGPQINAYILLFLRSWKLWADKKTSLVNDPQHFFNFNTVNLDKYALSSSLLVHESPVYDTSHLEYNLLGMFALAKKSVRIVTPYFSIPSSLFNMLKMLLFAGIEVEVYFPGYPDKKVFWKASLNMLQKLEKYGLKLYLYKDGFLHTKCGLIDDKIAFVGSSNTDMRSMYAQYEIMDIVKGQAVEEIKNIIDTYQSKSILNSDNPINNKTNLFTDTLYEVMRPVA, from the coding sequence ATGAAAAAATTAATTAATTTATTTTTCTACGGCATTCAGGCCGTTTTATTTTTTGCCGTATTAATTGGAATTTTTTATGGCGCTTATAAAGTGAACCGGAGCTACTTTATTTTCTTTGTTTTTTTAACCTATGGACTTAATGCAATTGTAACTTTAATTATTTTTAATCAAACACGAAGTGAATTGTCAAAATTATCTTGACTTTTGATCATTATTGTTTTCCCACTAGTGGGTCATGCAGCTTATTTTGCTTTTGGTAGTAAATATAAAAATAAAAGAGAAAAAAAATTAGTTAAAGATCCTACTTATCAACTTAAAACTTATCAACATTTATTTCAAACAAAAAGTTTATCAAATGATCAATTTGAACATTTGATAAACTTAAATGGTGGTGTAGCACTAGATGCCAATTATAAGTTTTATCAACACTCTGGCGACTATTTTACAGAGCTTTATGAAAATTTAAAAGAAGCCAAAAAACACATTTTTATTATTTCTTATATTATTAAACCTGGGGAAATTTTAGATGAACTTATTGAAATATTGAAAGAGAAAGCAAATCAAGGAGTGAAAATTTATTGATTAATTGATGATTTTGGTCGTACTTTAGTTAATAAACAAAAACATTTAAAAAAATTGTTAAATCACGGCAATATAGAAATTGTCTTTATCTCTAAGGTATTTTATCCTTTTATCCATAGCCAAAATTTTTATCGTAATCATCAAAAATTTTATGTTATTGACTCTGAAATAGTTTTTGCAGGTGGCTGCAATATAAGTGATGAATATGTAGGTCTTTCAAAAAAATATGCGCACTGAATTGATCTTAATTATAGGCTTATTGGTCCACAAATTAATGCTTATATTTTATTATTTTTAAGATCATGGAAACTTTGAGCAGATAAAAAAACTTCACTTGTTAATGATCCACAACACTTTTTTAACTTTAATACAGTAAATTTAGATAAATATGCTTTATCTTCATCACTTTTAGTTCACGAATCACCTGTTTATGATACGAGCCATTTAGAATACAATTTACTTGGAATGTTTGCGTTAGCTAAAAAATCTGTTCGTATTGTCACACCATATTTTTCAATTCCTTCTTCATTATTTAACATGCTCAAAATGCTACTTTTTGCAGGTATTGAAGTTGAAGTATATTTTCCAGGTTATCCTGATAAAAAAGTTTTCTGGAAAGCAAGTTTAAATATGCTCCAAAAACTTGAAAAATATGGCCTTAAATTGTATCTTTATAAAGATGGTTTCTTACACACTAAATGTGGCTTAATCGACGATAAAATAGCTTTTGTAGGCTCATCAAACACCGATATGCGTTCAATGTATGCACAATATGAAATTATGGACATAGTAAAAGGTCAAGCAGTAGAAGAAATTAAAAACATTATTGATACTTATCAAAGCAAAAGTATTTTAAATAGTGATAATCCAATTAACAATAAAACTAACTTATTTACAGACACTTTATATGAAGTAATGCGTCCTGTAGCTTAA
- a CDS encoding endonuclease gives MKTNQVKKSKIGKKMMFLGPIALTSVLTMVAASCQKQEEAKPTPEPVVPVTPVVQPLTPVEDKKEDTTALTTSEGFENATSYLTLTSDSVIQTIETAVSENAKTESKRKPYSFVYDRNNKQIVVFKGPINWTDGEKTALYNVDASFLGNKQIVNLNKPTYQKNGRNNLSSTVDLSIKDGILTITFKLATYDRSGNHQIDEIKYEAKFKLTKDSQQNKETPKNTEEPKNVDETNDKPKLVTSEGFSDASEKFTLTNTSVIDQIKEAVEANKASTETRKPYSFVYDRNNKQLVLFKGAINWKTGNRTALYNIDPSFLGSKQLVNLNKSTYEKNEKINLNATLDVDIQDSNIFIVTFKLAKYDRSGNHQIDDVKYEAKLLLDKSNAKSSSSNSSSVEPTSPTNGNTNYQSGSIALDKYLYDASNNYYASLVGKRGEELFKALQRLQAGKTNQIRSYNDLYKVYKIAFIDKELENDGTILDIYSENPNGKDPYNFLPNEYEGTGGHNTGMRLKDGEAETFNREHIVPQSWFNKANPTRNDPHFIWPTDKIVNNRRGNLPHFTVSNPEWTSLNGTKVGGGNAEPIDFFKGDVARAYFYFQATHHNALSKGGSQVFESAFPYFNQRYLNEYMKWAHQDSVDLIEIHRNNAIAQQYDKFDGLRNPFIDYPDLVDLIWGSGDKVFENRGILIGIKQ, from the coding sequence ATGAAAACAAATCAAGTGAAAAAAAGTAAAATTGGTAAAAAAATGATGTTTCTTGGTCCAATTGCATTAACATCAGTTTTAACCATGGTAGCTGCTTCTTGTCAAAAACAAGAAGAAGCTAAGCCAACTCCAGAACCAGTAGTTCCTGTAACTCCTGTTGTTCAGCCCTTAACACCAGTTGAAGATAAAAAGGAAGATACTACAGCATTAACAACAAGTGAAGGATTTGAAAATGCAACAAGTTATCTAACTTTAACAAGTGATAGTGTAATTCAAACTATTGAAACTGCAGTTTCTGAAAATGCAAAAACAGAAAGCAAAAGAAAACCATATTCTTTTGTTTATGATCGCAATAATAAACAAATAGTTGTATTTAAAGGCCCAATTAATTGAACAGATGGCGAAAAAACAGCACTATACAATGTAGATGCTTCATTTTTAGGTAATAAGCAAATTGTAAATTTAAATAAACCAACTTATCAAAAAAATGGAAGAAACAATTTAAGTTCAACAGTTGACCTAAGTATTAAAGATGGTATTTTGACTATTACTTTTAAATTAGCAACATATGATAGAAGTGGTAATCACCAAATCGATGAAATCAAATATGAAGCTAAATTTAAATTAACTAAAGATTCCCAGCAAAATAAAGAAACACCAAAAAATACTGAGGAGCCTAAAAATGTTGATGAGACTAATGATAAACCTAAATTAGTTACTAGCGAAGGTTTTAGCGATGCTTCAGAAAAGTTTACTTTAACTAATACAAGTGTTATTGATCAAATTAAAGAGGCTGTTGAAGCAAATAAAGCATCAACTGAAACTAGAAAACCATATTCTTTTGTTTATGATCGTAATAATAAACAACTGGTTTTATTCAAAGGTGCTATTAACTGAAAAACTGGAAATAGAACAGCTTTATATAACATTGATCCAAGTTTTTTAGGTTCAAAACAATTAGTTAATTTGAATAAATCGACTTATGAAAAAAATGAAAAAATAAATTTAAACGCTACTTTAGATGTTGATATTCAAGATTCAAATATTTTTATAGTAACCTTTAAATTAGCTAAATATGATAGAAGTGGTAATCATCAAATTGATGATGTTAAATATGAAGCAAAATTATTATTAGATAAATCAAATGCAAAATCTTCTTCATCAAATTCATCATCTGTGGAGCCTACTTCACCAACCAACGGTAATACCAACTATCAATCTGGTTCAATAGCATTAGATAAATATCTTTATGATGCATCAAACAATTATTATGCTTCCTTAGTTGGTAAAAGAGGTGAAGAACTTTTTAAAGCACTTCAAAGATTACAAGCAGGTAAAACAAATCAAATTCGTTCATATAATGATTTGTATAAAGTTTATAAAATAGCTTTTATTGATAAAGAATTAGAAAATGATGGAACTATTTTAGATATTTATAGTGAAAATCCTAATGGAAAAGATCCATATAATTTTTTACCTAATGAATATGAAGGTACAGGTGGTCACAATACTGGAATGCGTTTAAAAGATGGTGAAGCAGAAACATTTAACAGAGAACATATTGTGCCTCAATCATGATTTAATAAAGCAAATCCTACAAGAAATGATCCACATTTTATTTGACCAACAGATAAAATTGTAAACAATAGACGTGGAAATTTACCTCATTTTACAGTTTCTAATCCTGAATGAACTTCTTTAAATGGAACTAAAGTTGGGGGGGGCAATGCTGAACCTATTGACTTTTTTAAAGGTGATGTAGCAAGAGCTTATTTTTACTTTCAAGCAACTCACCACAATGCACTAAGTAAAGGAGGTTCACAAGTTTTTGAAAGTGCTTTTCCATATTTTAATCAAAGATATCTAAATGAATATATGAAATGAGCACATCAAGATAGTGTAGATCTAATCGAAATTCATAGAAACAATGCCATTGCACAACAATATGATAAATTTGATGGTTTAAGAAATCCATTTATTGATTATCCTGATTTAGTTGATTTAATTTGAGGATCAGGTGATAAAGTTTTCGAAAACCGGGGAATTTTGATAGGTATTAAACAATAA